In candidate division WOR-3 bacterium, the following are encoded in one genomic region:
- a CDS encoding efflux RND transporter periplasmic adaptor subunit, with protein sequence MPKEIVILKTQVFRMIRRYLYIMSRNAIFILFIIFLLAVINILLIIKLSTKQEIVALGYIDAKNKIKVYSKINGIVKYIFVKDCQEVKIGDTLVIFDKTAIENELYSLLFKRENLEDEISELLISEKNLFQNSLYESSWGNVSVEQLKYQLDEAYSKYIIAETLYSKHLISKSDYDSRVRDYKIKLATYNVYNQSVVIQHKRYKRLIKQKVRELQVIQNEISTLKSKLAAAVVCSPIDGFCCLKNALDVGKKINEGDELLELFNLENIYFSCHISENEVFKVKRGTKVKIFLNAYPFPQYPWLDGAVDAIDEIVNPDDWGRGWVRMKITVTNVPDCLISKLYLSGKAKISTHSDVPLITKIFGVHSKF encoded by the coding sequence ATGCCAAAGGAAATCGTCATTTTGAAAACCCAGGTCTTCAGGATGATTCGTCGATACTTGTATATTATGAGCAGAAACGCAATATTTATTCTATTTATCATCTTTTTGCTTGCTGTGATTAACATTTTGTTAATTATAAAATTGAGTACGAAACAGGAGATTGTTGCCTTAGGATATATTGATGCTAAAAATAAAATCAAGGTGTATTCAAAAATAAACGGGATTGTAAAATACATATTTGTTAAGGATTGCCAGGAGGTTAAAATTGGGGATACACTGGTTATTTTTGATAAAACAGCTATCGAAAATGAATTATATTCGCTCTTATTCAAACGTGAGAATCTTGAGGATGAGATATCTGAGTTACTTATTAGTGAAAAGAATTTATTTCAAAATTCTCTCTATGAATCATCTTGGGGGAATGTTAGTGTAGAGCAGTTAAAATATCAACTCGATGAAGCATATTCAAAATACATAATTGCAGAAACTCTCTATAGTAAACACCTAATAAGCAAATCAGATTACGATAGTAGAGTGAGAGACTACAAGATTAAACTCGCTACATATAATGTGTACAACCAGAGTGTAGTCATACAACATAAGCGATATAAGAGATTAATAAAGCAGAAAGTGCGGGAGTTACAAGTGATTCAAAACGAAATATCTACTTTAAAGAGTAAGTTAGCCGCAGCAGTAGTTTGTTCACCCATCGATGGTTTTTGCTGTCTAAAAAATGCACTGGATGTGGGAAAAAAAATTAATGAAGGGGATGAATTACTTGAATTGTTTAATTTAGAAAACATTTACTTTTCGTGCCATATAAGCGAAAACGAAGTTTTTAAAGTTAAGAGGGGAACAAAGGTTAAAATTTTTCTTAACGCATATCCATTTCCGCAATATCCGTGGCTTGATGGTGCAGTAGATGCAATAGACGAAATTGTAAATCCGGATGACTGGGGCAGAGGTTGGGTAAGGATGAAAATAACAGTTACGAATGTCCCTGATTGCTTGATTTCAAAGCTTTACCTGTCAGGCAAGGCAAAAATCAGCACTCATTCAGATGTACCGTTAATTACCAAGATTTTTGGTGTACATTCAAAATTTTGA